The Salvia splendens isolate huo1 chromosome 21, SspV2, whole genome shotgun sequence genome includes a window with the following:
- the LOC121785334 gene encoding 30S ribosomal protein S5, chloroplastic, with translation MAASSLSATFSALSLNPNRHSQPLLFSHRLLFSNSKTPLSLLLKSPHPLPPAKVASGDFEIPFLEGEDGEDTGAFSPPERPEGYVPPPSFDDGPAETEEEIARAFEELYGAAYSGESFLGNDVYAMDSMVKKATGFGSKTKKEKVRDGFDERVVQVRRVTKVVKGGKQLHFRAVVVVGDKQGNVGVGVGKAKEVVSAVQKSAVNARRNIVAVPMTKYKTFPHRSEADYGAARVMLRPASPGTGVIAGGAVRIVLELAGVENALGKQLGSNNALNNARATVVAVQKMRQFSEVAEERGIPMEELWK, from the exons ATGGCTGCCTCCTCTCTCTCCGCCACATTCTCCGCCCTCTCCCTCAATCCCAACCGCCACAGCCAACCCCTCTTATTCTCCCACCGCCTCCTATTCTCCAATTCCAAAAcccccctctctctcctccTCAAATCCCCCCATCCCCTCCCGCCGGCAAAGGTCGCCTCCGGCGATTTCGAGATCCCCTTCCTCGAAGGCGAAGATGGCGAGGACACCGGCGCATTCAGCCCCCCCGAGCGCCCCGAGGGCTACGTCCCGCCCCCCTCCTTCGACGACGGCCCCGCGGAGACGGAGGAGGAGATCGCGCGCGCCTTCGAGGAGCTCTACGGCGCGGCGTACAGCGGAGAGAGCTTCCTCGGCAATGACGTCTACGCGATGGACTCGATGGTGAAGAAGGCGACGGGGTTCGGGTCGAAGACGAAGAAGGAGAAGGTGAGGGATGGATTCGATGAGAGAGTTGTGCAGGTTAGGAGGGTGACGAAGGTGGTGAAAGGCGGGAAGCAGCTGCATTTCAGGGCGGTTGTGGTGGTTGGGGACAAGCAGGGGAATGTTGGCGTCGGCGTCGGGAAGGCGAAGGAGGTCGTCTCCGCCGTGCAAAAATCGGCCGTCAATGCGAGGAGGAATATCGTCGCCGTGCCGATGACCAAATACAAGACGTTCCCTCACAG ATCGGAGGCAGACTACGGTGCAGCTAGGGTGATGCTAAGACCGGCCTCCCCTGGTACGGGTGTGATTGCTGGGGGTGCAGTGAGGATCGTTCTGGAGCTGGCTGGTGTTGAGAATGCGTTGGGGAAGCAACTCGGGAGTAACAATGCGCTGAACAACGCCCGGGCCACGGTAGTGGCCGTACAGAAGATGAGGCAGTTCAGTGAAGTCGCCGAGGAACGTGGTATCCCCATGGAAGAATTGTGGAAGTGA